DNA from Elaeis guineensis isolate ETL-2024a chromosome 2, EG11, whole genome shotgun sequence:
cagaaaatataaagagcaaataCAATAAAATGTTGTCTATAGAATGAATGAACTTTCAGAATATCTATTAACTGTTTCtctaaggagaaaaagaaaaagcacaGAACTAAATTGCGGGTTATGATAACCCAAGCTACACAAAGACACTTAGCCTATGCAATTATCAAAAATGGTGTTGCATGAAGATGTAGATAATAAAGTGGAAGCTGGAAGTCCAATGAAATGCCCACAGGATCCAACAAATTAGACCTTTTCTTACCCACAACACCAAAAGGCCATCCATGTCAAAGACTGAATGCCCATACACTGGAGTTGGTTGCAATTATCAGCTTAAGACACATACTAACATAGAAGATGATATGCCTCAACTTGTTCAACCTTTTCACTTTACAGAGAATATATTCTCCAAAGTTGGTTATGCATACCATAAGTGctttcaaaaagaagatttcCATCTGAATGATGACTAAAGAATACGGTGTGATGCATCCAAGTACAGGACATAAAAAGCTGGGACTTCACCCTGGAAAAGGAACATTGCTTTTTTAAAACAATCTGAACTAAAGCATCTTGACACAAAGCACACCGACTTAAAAGATTAGATACTGTTTGGAAAGACTGACCTTATGATAACATTAGGCAATATCCAAGTATCACTGCAGTAGAAACTAAACATAAACATAAATTACATGAATTGATTGGAAtagtgatatttaaaaaataatagtcaGCAGTGGGGAGAAAAGATATTGGAACTCAGAATGGACGACAATGTTACAAGAACCAAAAGAAAAGGTCCCGAGGAATTAAGGAAAAATGAATTCATTTAATAGTCTCATATCCATCTGCAGTAATGAAATCCACGGGTAGGACATTGTTTCAATGATTCTAAACATAAAGCTTGATCTACATTAAGCATtttcaattaaaaaccaatccATCTTACCTTGGGCCCTTAGCTCAATGAGGAAATGCATAAGATTCCACCAGATCAATAAATCTAAAAAGTTTCGATGTCAAAGGCCAATCACATGGTTTAATACCCCTATATATTTGACCAAATATATTAATTACATAAGAAAGATAGTTTCACGACACAGTTCTACCAACAGAACTGAACACTGATTAGAGAAATTTTATCAACATACTAACAGGGCTAGGCTGATGGAGCAAATTATCAACTGACACACAGGTCATCAAGCACAAACATGAAAGAAGTTGCCTATAAAGTGATATAATTAGAAGAGCATGACTACAGTTCATCTGTCAGATCACTGCTCAGTTCACCAGTCTAACAAAGCAGTAAGGGATTGAAGCAGTACACTGCAAGGCCGGCTGAGTCCATCAAGCCCTGCCTACTGCTCAGCTCATTTCCACATCAAACTGGTCAACTGAGCAGTGAGCTGATGGGTGATCTTTGGCATTTTCCTAACTAAAGGCATCTCCAGAATAACATGTATAATTGGGACAGTCAAACTCATGCTTTAGAATTTGCTGTATAGAATTACAGGTCAGCCCCAAACATCTCGACCCAATCAGTGCAaataaaatgagaaataaatcaGAGAaacaagaaaatataaatttggaCAGTCTTAACTCAGCGCTCTGCAAGGAATATGTGGTAACAGACAGTTAACTCATCAAATCATTATCTAAATCATGGTCTGGTCCAGTTCCAGGATTACGATAATATCTACTCTCCATTAATTCATAACAGGATAACATGACAGAACAAATGGACACTCCAATACCTATATAAATCTCATTTTCGAAGAACAAATCACATTAACCTACAAATCATATCTCGAAACTTGAGAAATCTGAAAATTTGTACcttgctttttttaaaaaaaagaaaaaaaatcttgagaCGCTCTTTACAAATCTAAATATCACCCATTGGCAGCTTGTGTGGATAACCTCCAGGGAAAAAACAAAACCTAATAATCACAGAAATTTAAGAAAGTAAAAGAAAATTATTAGAAACGGTAAAGAAGAAGGCCAGGGTTTCCTCACCTGAATGATCCCCTTAATCCGCCAGACCCCTCGGCTGTGTACCACGATATGGGAATCGTCCGGGTGGAGCGCGGTGAGCTCCTTCCGGACTTCCTCTACGGCAACGTTGTGGTCGGTGGAGAGCCGCTCGGCCACCACCGCCCTTCCGTTGGTGCTCTGGCGGCCAAGCACGGCCCGAGAGTCCCCCAGGTTCGCCACGTAGACCGTGTCCTCCGTGATCGCCCCCACGAGGCAACACGAACCCACTGACGCCATCTGCGGCCGCGACAGCCATGATCGCTTCACCAAATGCAAGAACTCCTCCTCCGTCGCGTCGAATGCCTTCTTGATCACGTCCGCCGACAAACCCCCTTGCTCCTTCGCGAACTCTGCCCAATTACGACCAGATTGCATCAGATAAAAAAGCGATTTTGACGATCGAATCGAGAGAAAAGTCGAAATGGATCGATCAAcgcatcaaaaaggggaagagggAGGGAGACGGTACTGTGGAGGTATGGGAAGAGGCGGCTGTTGACGAAACGGGATGCCTCGGGGCCGCCATGGCCGTCGTATACGCCGACGTAGGTGGCGGAGGGGGATGTGATCACCTGGCCCTGGTCCTCAAGGGAGTGGTTGGCCTGGACGACGGCGATGGAGAAGTCGCCGGTGGCGTGAGGTTTGAGGTCCAGGTGCCACAAGAGCCCATCCCCACCACCAAGCCTCCCAAAGCACCGCTCCAGCGGCCGGAAGCACGATCGCAGCATCACCGCCGCCGTCGGACGATCTCAGGATCTCAAGAACCGAAAGAGCCGGAACTCGGGGTTTTGGAGATTTCTTCCGACGCTTCGTCTTTGAATTCTTCGAAGGAACGGGGGGGAGAGTGGAAGATGGGTAGAGGTGGGTGAGGGGGGGAGAAGATGGAAGGTATTGACGCGAAGACGGCGAAACTTCGCGTGGACAACGCGCTAAGAGAACAGAGAGGAAGGTGCGGGGACGCGAGCCGGGACTTTATCTCCTCTTCGTGGAACGCGGTTGGGATTGGCAAGGAGGCTGGCTTATGGCAGGAGGTGCCACAAATGGTTTTACTCCAGCGCGTTTGCTTGGTTGATACGCCACTGACGTGTAAAATTCGCGGCTGCAATTGGGTCGGGTTTACCATGACCCGGCACGATCCCAACCCGGTTAGATCCGGTATTCAGG
Protein-coding regions in this window:
- the LOC140855634 gene encoding probable protein phosphatase 2C 78, producing the protein MLRSCFRPLERCFGRLGGGDGLLWHLDLKPHATGDFSIAVVQANHSLEDQGQVITSPSATYVGVYDGHGGPEASRFVNSRLFPYLHKFAKEQGGLSADVIKKAFDATEEEFLHLVKRSWLSRPQMASVGSCCLVGAITEDTVYVANLGDSRAVLGRQSTNGRAVVAERLSTDHNVAVEEVRKELTALHPDDSHIVVHSRGVWRIKGIIQVSRSIGDVYLKKPEFSRDPLFQHSVSPVPLKRPVMTAEPSIQTRKLKPNDLFLIFASDGLWEQLTDEAAVEIVFKNPRAGIAKRLVRAALNEAARKREMRYDDIKRIEKGVRRHFHDDITAIVIFLDQHRQGGQSRFSGRTYDCTSAPVDIFSLNSDESEDPLRSVDSKFDVHDSYVRI